The DNA segment TTGAGTATGAGAAATGACAGTGTACATGTTTTCTATGCTAAGAATGTGTCTTTAAACTTGCACATTACCTCtcaaaaacagcacatacaTCCTGTTCCTCTTTATGTGTAATTTCCTGTCAGTTTGACAGAAGTGTATTTCATGAAAACCACACCTTCTTTTGCCTTCGCTTGTATCATATTAGTGTTATACGCTGTGGCATGGGGTCTGTGGTGGAGATTTTGCTTTGGGTCTGGATTGCTCTAGAATCTGGGGTGAATTCTGACTCGCTGCCAGAAATCACCGATCAAGGGTTTATTGATGAATGTGTAAAGGCACACAACGAGGCGAGGTCATCTGTCAATCCACCTGCAAGTGACATGCTGTACATGGTAAGCAAGACGGGTAgacaaaataatgtaaacagCAGATGGGAAAGGACTAACATAACAACGTTTGCAGTTAtgtttacaaaaaaatatatattgccTTTAGATAAAGTGATTATTTTGTTAGTTCTGTTGATTTTTGAAGATACAGCAGGCTTGAGATTGTAGGTTGCAGAGGGGACCATCCAGGCAATCAATGCTAATGAAGTGTGCTAAAACAAAAAGAGCATGCCTGGTCAGTGAAGCAGATGTTTAAAGGGTCAGATCCcccaaattacaaaacaaatgTTTCTAGTATGTAGCTATGCTGATAGCattggttttatttgtccaggCTTTGATATATCTGTCTTTGCTTTCACCCATAAGACATGGTTACACcagagttttttttaagtttaccATCTGATCAAGTCAATCTTGACTTTGCATTATGTTCCACTTTGATGAACTCTGACACCTGAATTCACCTCGTTGACCAATGACTGGATGGCATGGATTTTAAACAGTCGACGGTACAAATACATCTCTTAAATAAACTGCATGAACTTCCCATAAGCAACAAGCTTGCTTCTGTGACTGATTAGCTCCAGCAAGTTCCTAGCTTTCAGGTTACATCACTGTACTAGTGGCCACAATGGGCCTCAATCACTAATACGTGCAAAGTCTTATTACTTTGCATGAACAATTTCTGTTGGATTCATGGCACGTGCACACAGGCTTCGTTTTCCCCACCTTGCATGTTAGTGAATCAGAATCACTGTAAATTGACAGACCTGGGTCCGCTATTGGTAATTAGTATATTACTACGCCCCCATTTCTCTCTGTTGAAGTGGTACAGCAGTGGAGAGAGCTGTCACTCATTGCAAAGAAAGTTGTGATGGTAAATATGTAGAAAACTTTACTGTTAGTGAAATGCAGTGAAACAGTTTTTGAAGTAGAAACCATGGTTAACATGTCATTGGCACAACTGTTTGGAGCCTGATTGTGAATCCTACAAACCACCTGCATACCTGTAGCATCACTAACATGCAGTATGTCTGTAatataaacataacataaaaagtTGTGTAGACCTGTGGAACTGATCTAAATAATGATCTACTGCTATGCCGGGTGCATATCGTGTTTCATCTCTGTCCAACAGGCCATGATGTATTGAAAGCACTACTGACCTGGTTaccagctgttactgttattattgTACTGTCATCTAAAAGTGGGAACTGTACaattttaatacattaataatttgatgatgatgtatggattattattattagcaatTTCACACTTTTGAGTGTTGTATATTTAGgccaaatcattttttaaataattgtggCACACTGTTTACAttcaataaatatgatataCGATATTGTTTAtgatatgcacatacacatggTCTAAGGCAGTTCTAAGAAACAGAGTGAGAACTAATTCAGGTAAGAACTAGTAGTGATGAATCCTGGATTTGTCTGCATAGTTTAAgcaaggtgtgtccaaactattccataaagggccgtgtgcctgcaggtttttgttccaaccaatcaagatcACACAATTCGATCAAttaactgtctgaagactgagatcagctcattaaatgagtcaagtctggtgtgctcctgcttggctggaatgaaaacctgcaacCACATAATCCCCCATATGGAATGGTTtggacacccctggtttaaacACAAATTTGTGCGTAAACATTCTTTGTGAATGAGGCCCATGGTAGCTATTAGGACTCTGGGACTATTAGGTCCTGATATGATAGTGCTGAATGGATTCAACACCAACTTTTCCACAGTAACCAGGACACACTTTTTTTGGCATTCTTTCAATACTGCGAATGCCACAAACctctatttttatatatattaaaccCCAGTGACATCTCAAAACAcgcacaaataaaacaatcctgaccttttttttttttttttaaaggaaccTTAATTGAAAAACGTGTGTTTAatattttctgtctctgctctctcaGACATGGGATGAAGGCTTGGCCATTACTGCAAGAGCATGGGCAAGGAAGTGTGTATTTAAACACAACATCTACCTTCGAGATGCCCCTCGTATGCACCCTCACTTCTCTTCTGTAGGAGAGAACATATGGGCAGGCTACCCGCCATATCCTTTTGATGCAAGGAAAGCAATAATTGATAAGTGGGTGGGTGAAAAACAAGTCTACAACTATCAAGGAAACACTTGCTCAGGTGTCTGTGGCCACTATACACAGGTGTGTACACCTTTTCTCTAAATATACTATGATTATGTGCTTGTGCTAGTTTTCACTTGTGTTCAAATGTCTTGAAGCCAAAAAAACTGATGAACAGCAATGAAGTCTGTATGGAAATTGATTTTGCATTAAGCAACTTAACCTTTCTGTTGTCTACAGGCTGTATGGGCGAGCAGCTTCAAGGTTGGTTGTGCTGCCCAGCTGTGCCCGAATGGTGTCAAAGAAACCAACTTTGCCACTGAAGAGGGTGTCATTTTTGTATGCAACTACGCTACAGGGTAAGTTACTCACATCTACAAGTGTAAGACAGAAACCTGCATGTTTACAATGGAAAAGGCTTCAAAAAATCAGTCCTACATACAACATCCTGTAGAGTGGTAATGCAAATACTCACTTGCATACCAAATGTGAGTCAAtgcacagctgaaaatagtccccaacaaatgggTCATTTCCTCTTATTGAGTAGTTTTCTAGTTTTCACAGTAACCTACTGTTTTAGGGAATTATTGAGGATTCACTAAACAAAGACTGCATTTATAAATTTGCAATTTCTCAATTGGAAAGATCAGAAACTATTGAGACAAATTGGTTTTGGTTTTTTCGTGGGATTTGCGAATagtaagaaaaacaggaaaatgcaAGCTGTATTctttaaccttcatttttagATCACTACATCTCAAAGCAAACAATGTGACAGATGTAGGCTATACCTTAACTTCTCACACTTAAAACATTTGAGAAAACAAGCAGTAAGGAGATAAGAAGGCAGGAGTTTAAGGGAATGATGTTCCAGAATGAACAAACATTTGCTGCCTACAAAATGTGATTTAACTTGGATGATGGTTCCTCCTGCAGGGGTAATGTGAATGGTCGGCGGCCATATGAAACTCAAGGGGCAGCATGTTCTAAGTGTGAAGGCTCCTGTGTGAACAAGCTTTGCCGTGAGTATTCAGTTCCCCTTTTCTTATTAACCATGTCCTGATTTACGTAAGTCAAGGCTTGCCCAAGAGTCAACaaccatgctagcagctctgtagGACAGGAATCAAGCTTAAGGCATATGGTGGCATGCTAACATGTTCACTATGACAATGCAAGCTTGTTGATGTTGAGCGTGTTAGCATGCAAACATTTGCTAactagcactaaacacaaaatacaacagAGGCTGATGAGAATACCAAAAATTAAGTTTGATTTGACACTTTAAAACAGATAGTAGCACTTgatgaaaagtcaggagatCAAAGTCATTATAATTAATTTGTGTGAGCCAAATTTAACCACAATCCATCTAACAGACATTCCAATGAAGAActaaaatctgtgtttttatgtcctTGCAGGTAGCCAAAAACGGGATTCACAGAAAAGTAAGTGTCAAAGCACTCAAGCCAGAAAAGAGCAGAGATGCTTCCCTTAAAACGTAGTAGTAGCTACTAGTGTGAAGCAACTTGTTAGTGAAGAAATTAGCAATATATTCCATTGGATTAATCATAGGTAAAGGACCAgcgtgtaagatttagtggcatctagtggataAATTGCACATTGCAACCAACTGCATATCCTTCCCAATCCTCTTCCAAGTTTATAGGAGCATCTATGGTGGCAGTAAAACTTGTGAATGGTCCTCTTTAGAGCcactgtttggtttgtctgttgtgggctactgtagaaacatggaggGCTCTGTGGAAACGGACCTGCTCCATATGTAGGTGTAAATGGCAGATTTTAAGGTTAAAAACAGCCCACAACATTATtctcaggtgattatacactaattaattCAAACATTATGAATATTAGAATCTATTTCTGCCAAAGTatttccactagatgccaccaAATTCTACACACTACACCTTAAAACTAAATGATGTAGAATTGCTTACTAATGTGGAAAAAAACTCAATCTGCCATCCTTTGTGTTTCCAGGTTACAAATGGTCCCCAGATTGGGACCGCTCTGAAGCTGCCCCGGAGAACCACGCGGCCAGCTCCAACTATGTGGCTGTTCTGGTCGCTCGGCCCATTGCTCTGATTTGCACTTTTATTGCAGCATATGTAGTCCACTACTTTTACCCAGATATGTTCTGCTATGAATAGTCCTCTTGTGATGAACTGATGAATATTCAGCCAGAGTTGAGATGAGGATGCTATTTTATAAACGCCAAACTTAAAGCAGTTTATTTTAGGTCCCAACAGAGCTGTGCATAAATTGCCAAAAAAGTACATATTAATGAACAAAATTGAGTCCAAAATGATTTTTCCTAATCTACACAGGAACTAATCTGATCTGTTATATGTGTTACATTACAACCTAAAGCAACCTGCAACCTATTCTAATGTGTTATATATAAACACTTTATTCTGCCGTTTTGGATGTGTCACACCACAAGCCGAACAGGAAACCACATGGTTCAGAGGTTTGCACACTCAAAATAAGACGTTTCATTTTACTGCCAGCGTACATGTACAGTGCCTATAAGCAGTTAAGCTGCAAAAATCTATATATTTACATAGACAAATGGAAGACAACCACACATAAGCTCcagtattttcactataaagACCAAAACGTTTCAACCATGCTTTGTCTTTCTGAATGTATAGTCAAAACATTCTTATATAATAAATTTATGCTATTGCTATAACCAATACCTAGATGTTGGCTTTTATTCAGTTTCCAcctaaatatatgtatatacacaaaTTGGTCACATGACTATACATGATGTGAAAGGTTTGATTCATAGTGACGAACAGAAAATATCCGCCCAGCTGTGCCTCTACAAGAGACATGTCCAAATATTCTATAAAGGGTTCATCGTGTGGTTGTAGGTTGTATTCCAAACAAGCAGGCCTATTGAATTGATTGAttggaataaaaacctgcatGCAGACTGCCCTtcatggaatagtttggacatgcctgctcTAGAATAAAGCTGCCGGTCAAAATGTGGTAATTACCATAAGAGATGATGGTCATCAGTACAAAAATAATGTCCAGGTTTTTGAAAAATtgacttttcatttaatttcacaatCCCATTTTACTAAGTTTGCCTCCTCCTGAATACACATCTTAACAGAAGAGAAAATATATCTTGAAACATATAAATATTGACCATTCAAAATGTGGACAATAGTTAGCAGAGAACAAATGAGGCAGACAAGAGGAGAATGTATTGCATCACTAAGCGGTGGTCAGTTGAGTCTCCAGACAGATGATGATACACAGGAGAATATAATCAGGAAATCCTCACTATAACAAAAGTAGTTCAATAAAAAGTTCATCTTGAtccaagaacacacacacacacacacgtcttctctctgtgtgtctctctgtcccaTATGACTGTCCAGCACATACCATATCACATGGTACACATTACAACAGCAGTCTGTGGTTagcctttgttttttgttttgctctttttctttttgtcgctGGTGCTGTTTGTGGGAGGAGCTGGGTTCACTGGTGGAGCCCCCAGTTTCtttgttttggcttttttcACTTTGTCCTTGATGGCTTCGATGTCGAGTTTACCTTCAGCAGGAgctgtaagaaaaagaaaaaaaaagttagatgCGTATTTGCAGTGCGGAGActaagacatacagtatgtgctttgTTCTCAGATGagtgcttcttctttttatttctaccTTTAACGGTCTTCTTCATTAATGGCTTCTCTTTAGGAGGAATGAATGCTTTGTTTCGCTCTTCCTGCTTTTTAGTCAGTGCCTCCACTTGTTtcacctgaggaagaggaatTAATCAGTCACACATTTcacatataatacacacacacacaaactggtaAAGGGAGAGTTgcatcataatgtgtgtgtgtgcagtaatcCAGAGACTCAGCTGGTTTAGGAAGTTTAGACCAGCAGGAGATTAATGCACTTATAGAGCTCACCTTGATCTcttccatcctcttcctctttttcacaCTCTCACGCAGGAAGAACTCTCCTGTGGCCAGCTCTTTGTCAAcctgtgaagaagaagaagtagaatcaatgttaacatttttattaaaatacaacttGTACAATGTAGGTTTTTCGATCAGTTTACATAAAGCTCAAAGTGTGTATTATAATGAACTTTAAAATACCCGGTgcagcatttcaaaataaaacgcaAGGTGTGAGCAAACCATCTTTAACTTCTAAACCAGGTTCACTTCACTGCGTTCTGATTGGCGCGTACAGATTTTTCAAACGTCTCCTCACCTGGCTCTCTGGCTGCTGTGGAGGGAACGGCGTGTACTCCTTCTTCACGCTCTTCTTCTTGGGCTCCTTGCGCTTGGTCAGGTTCTTGTGGCGGAACTTGGGCAAGAAGCGCTCCCAGCTCTGCACCCGCAGGTCGGGGTCTTTGGAAAGCTCCCGTTTGATCATCAGAGTCTGACGGTTCCAAGCAGTCAAGAGAATTCAGATGGGAGCAAATCAGAAAAGGATTGATGAAAATTAGGATGTTCCATTAAACACTGTGTCATCTGCACCAacttaagggttagggttagggttagccctaTTACACCGGCCAACACTCTGCCCTGCTTTGGTGAACCGGCATTGCTACCAGGAATAAAAGTTAAATCAAGAATACTTGTATTTAAACGTCATTCAACAGACCGACCAGAAAACAAGGAAGATGGAGAGAATTTCTGGCCAGATAACTTACCTGTATCTTAGGAAGAAGCACCAAAATAGCTCAGTTGACTTTAAACTAATATGTCCTTATGTACATATCTTCTATTGCACTGCACCATTTAAAGTGTATTTGTTACCTTGTGTTATCTCTTATTTTTACAGAAGTGTAGTGCCCATTCtccaatccccccccccccttccattattatactatattatcattatatcagtggtataaaatgatcttcaaatgacaattaTGTCACTTAtcacaattatttctgagacaatatatcgtccaacgaAAGTAATTATCAAAGCAGGCCGGTTCCTAACATTAATAACTGTGGCATGGCTGTGTACTGGGTGTACTAGTCACAACGTCGATGAGATCTTTCATTTTGGATCATCTAGGACTGTTCACGCCCTCAGCTTCAGGTTGAGCCAGCCTTGGCTTATAAACCCAAAGAGATTTTAAATCAGTCAGGAGATCTTGAACAAGGATGGAAAACTCTTCACTGGGCGTGAATTCAGCCTGtttcaatatttttaaatgcatcagTGGAGCGAGGCCTGGCAGAACAACTCCTACAGGATGAGGTTCCTGAACATACCTTTATGTTGTAGATGGGGTGGATGTTTTTCATTGTGTCCATGACCACTTTGCGCACCTAGACAATAGTGACAAAGAcataaataatcaattaaataaCGCTTCTACATCCTCTGTACTTTGTGTAAAATGCTTTTTCTGGTTTTGAGTTTTCAGGTTGAATTCAGAGTCAGTATTTACTGAAACACAACAGCAGTGTGGTTCTTTATTCTATTTTCTGTTGCTGGGTCCTGCTACTGCAACCACAAAGATTTCCCAATAGTGATCATTATCTGGATCTTGGCACGGTTTAATTGAACATAAGGGGATTTTGGTTGCACCAAACAAACAcgacacatgttcacacacacacacacacacacaatgaacaaacaagGATGGGTTCAAATTTCATGTGAGGTGTTAGATAAACACACCCATGTGCTCAGGGCAAACACGTTTGATCTTATAAGCTGAATTGGATCTTTGAGGTTCAgctcttttaaaaaagaataatctgGAACATTTCATCTGAATAAAATCTCAACTCTTTCcacactacacacacctgtGGCTTTGTTCTTACCTCCTTCAGGCCGTTGTAGGGCCCCAGGGCCGACACCGTGTTCCCCTGCACCATCACATAGCAGTTGGTCAACAATTCTAACGCCTGGACAGGAGagcaaagtaaaacatttcGTTTGTGGCTTCAACAGTGTCCTTATATTGATGAGCAGATGCAGTCATATGAGAAAGTACGCTGCCACCTAGTGACATTTCTCCCAAAATGCAGTGTTTTGATTACAAACCTACAAACTTCAGCTCACTGTATCTCAACTTCTCCTATTGAGTAGAAAACAACATACTAAAAAGAGTTTAAAGGGGTACTGcacagtaaaatgttttttgagcCGTTTATATTGACACTGACACCAAATTtatgaaaacaataataaataaatcattagtGACTATGAAAAGATAATACTATCTCAGAGgtaactgctgctgcttccctGTTGGTATGAGCCGTGTCACATGAAAGCTGGCAGGACTCACTTTTAGGGTGGAGCCTTTGGGGCCGATCAGCCGCTGCCTCCGCTTCACAAAGCGCTCCCTGTTCCTCACCAGGGTCCCGAtcttgatgatgtcacaggccACGTCGTCCTGTAATATCCGCACGGCCTGGAAGCGAAAAACGCCCAATCAGAAATCAGCATCGCTCGACCGTAACCCTTCCTCTAACCTGACTGCAGCTTCCTGGTTACCTGTTCAAACGGCACACTCCTGGCAAGCAACTTGATGAGGTCTCTGGCTCTCATGATGGCGTAGGGGTCGAAGGTTTTCTTCGTGGTGCAAACGCTCATGCTGCCCTCGATCAGGTCCAGAGAGACTTTGACGTTCTGAGAGAAAGATAATCCACTTTATACAAGAGGGTAACCACATCCtgtccctcttttccttcagcTCAAAGCAGCGACAATGTTATCAATTCTAAAACTCTCTTCAAAATGACTGTAACTAAAAATAATGACATGACAGGGGTCGACAATATAAATGGCCCGGTGGCCCGACGTACTTTTAAAACCGTCAGGGCCACCAGAACGCTCCAACCACTGGCCCGATGGGGCCAGTAAAAATAATgctcttgattaaaaaaaaaacaaacaaaagaaaaacaagtaaaaaaaaaaatctaactaaTTAATTCCCCGTGGTTCCAATGTTTTGCGATGATTTCTGTTACCCGCTAataccgggggggggggggggggggagtgatctcgctgatggagacacacgcggTGTGCACGGAGGAGAGGGActgtgtgtgagctatgtgagagacgcgtgagtgacagagagacgcagggagagcagagaaaggaaatacagcttaacgaatacgatgagtattttttaattagcgttaaaaaataattaataacgaaacgcaatatgtggcgacCGGTGTtcaatctgtggcgcaccgccacgaattagtctatgtgtgggaaacactgcattgCTGTGTAAGTACGGAGAAAATAACGTCCTCATAACGACGGACTCGCTTGAAAACGCAGACGTGCAAGCACACGTGTCCCATTTGTTTACATCggtgtttcaaataaaaattcTATTTTTGTATCATGGATTATTGTGATGCAATTATTTTAACAGGCAATTAACGATAGACACTTGCTTTATAGAAATGTAGAGTGgctagttttatatatttacaaaggATGAGcagtaaaaattatttttttatttcttgcttGTTTATTTGAGGAGTTCTCCACTCTACAAGGGCCATGTAGCAGAGCGGGCTACTGGCTTTGACCCTCATGAAAAGAGCATGGCACAccaaaactgctttaaaaagaagaaggcaGAGAATGTAACATCTCCTGTGTTAGCTTGTGTGCATGTCTATAGGGATCTATACCTGACGTTGACCTGGGCCAGTGGTTAC comes from the Scomber japonicus isolate fScoJap1 chromosome 23, fScoJap1.pri, whole genome shotgun sequence genome and includes:
- the glipr1a gene encoding GLIPR1-like protein 1, producing MGSVVEILLWVWIALESGVNSDSLPEITDQGFIDECVKAHNEARSSVNPPASDMLYMTWDEGLAITARAWARKCVFKHNIYLRDAPRMHPHFSSVGENIWAGYPPYPFDARKAIIDKWVGEKQVYNYQGNTCSGVCGHYTQAVWASSFKVGCAAQLCPNGVKETNFATEEGVIFVCNYATGGNVNGRRPYETQGAACSKCEGSCVNKLCRSQKRDSQKSYKWSPDWDRSEAAPENHAASSNYVAVLVARPIALICTFIAAYVVHYFYPDMFCYE
- the krr1 gene encoding KRR1 small subunit processome component homolog, with the translated sequence MASSMTGDGMSEAQTGKKSKKTKNQDNESDLLTVPDGWKEPQFTKDDNPRGLLEESSFATLFPKYREAYLKECWPLVEKALGEANVKVSLDLIEGSMSVCTTKKTFDPYAIMRARDLIKLLARSVPFEQAVRILQDDVACDIIKIGTLVRNRERFVKRRQRLIGPKGSTLKALELLTNCYVMVQGNTVSALGPYNGLKEVRKVVMDTMKNIHPIYNIKTLMIKRELSKDPDLRVQSWERFLPKFRHKNLTKRKEPKKKSVKKEYTPFPPQQPESQVDKELATGEFFLRESVKKRKRMEEIKVKQVEALTKKQEERNKAFIPPKEKPLMKKTVKAPAEGKLDIEAIKDKVKKAKTKKLGAPPVNPAPPTNSTSDKKKKSKTKNKG